One Cucumis melo cultivar AY chromosome 8, USDA_Cmelo_AY_1.0, whole genome shotgun sequence genomic window, TCGTTTCAACCAACTCTACCGTTTGTAGTTATTTGGTTGTTTTCAAAttcctcttcctcttcactTCCCTAACTTTAGCTTTTTTGCTTTTGAAAGTTTCCAAGTCCCCTTTTGTGGTTTCAAATTTAGCAATCATACACACTTGTTTTTTCTTGCTATATTTAGATTAGGAGTTTGAAGTTTAATGAgcactttttctctttttcttttcttattagaCAAAAGTGAAAATTCAGATTTGGCTtctttatattataaaattcaaatttatgtctaaaaaagatcttttttttaaaaaaaaaaatattaaaaattgatcaacaaaattaaaagtttagaaatttagtataattcttaaaaaaaaaaaaaaaaactgtattgttgtttatatttgtcaagaaagaaaaaagaaaactaccGTTATTTATAGTTTAAAAGTCCTATTTTTATACctaataaaattttttttagCATTTATTCAAATTCACTCTTAACCATCCATGAAAACTCAAAATTTGATATTAATCTTTTGTAGTTTTCTATTATATGAAGTTTGTAAtcttatttgttttttgttttgtttgttgtaTTCAAAGTTTATGCCATTCTTCATATGTCACACTTATATGTTATATGTGATTGAACaccaaaataaatgattaaaTAGATGGACAACCTTGTATTTTAAAACCGGACAAAAGGAGCTATTCACAAAGAAATTAGAGaacatgtttttttctttcttttttgtccTTTTGCTTAGATCAAATTTAAGCAGAGGGAGGGAAACATATATTTGGTCTAAATTCCTATTCTTTTGTATCTTTTCCCTAATTCTTTCTGTGGAAGAGCTCTTTTTGTCTAATTTCTTTCctaaaatacaaaattcaaccttttaaaacaaactaaaattttgataaaataataatatttttttttcaaattttctattttttaaccATTCCTTAGTGTGAACGCATTATTGTAAAGAGTAAAATAATTAAGATGATAAtgataaataataccaataatAATACTATAACAAGAACAACAAACTCCATGAGTGGATTGAATCTTCcaattttaaataaaacgagGAAAATTAAAGTAACACAAAATATGTAGCTACTActccattatatatatattacatcaCGAATTACAAGTAGTTAAAGTCTCAAAGCACTTCTCAATGGCAATTattgatcttcttcttcccaatTTTCTCATTTCATTACCCTTTCTTTTCGTCATCTTTTATTTCCCCCTCTTTTTCAAATGGAACTCACATGGGATTCCTTGGAATTGGCCAATTTTAGGAATGATTCCGACCGTAATTCAACACATACACCGAATCCACGATCGTATAACCGAAATCTTACAACAAACTTCTTGCACTTTCTACTTCAAAGGCATTTGGTTCACCAACACTGGCTTCTTAATCACAGTTGATCCTTCCAATATTCACCACATCATGACCTCAAACTTTCAAAACTACCCGAAAGGCCCCGATTTCAAGTACATATTCGACGTTTTAGGAGATGGAATTTTCAATTCCGACTCCGATTCGTGGAAGAACCAACGCAAAGTTGCTCAGTCTTTGATTGTTCATGACAAGTTTTTTGAGTTTATGACTGGAGTTGCGAAGGAGAAAGTGGAGAAAGGGTTGGTGCCAATTCTTGAGCATTTTTGTGAAAGTAAAAAAGTGGTTGATTTGAAAGATTTGTTCTTGAGATTAATGTTCGATTCTACTTGTATGATGGTTGCTGGATTTGATTTCAATAGTTTGTCTCTTGATTTCCCTGATATGGCTTTTGCTAAAGCTATGGACGACGTTCAAGAAGTGATTTTTTTTCGCCATTTGTACCCTAAGTTTTATTGGGAGTTGCTTAAGAAGCTTGGGATTGGTGATGCTAAGAAGATGAAAAATGGCACTGATACCATAAATCAAGCCATTGCTAACTTGATCGCTCTAAAAAAACAGCGTCTTAAATTACAACAAGATGATGATGGTGGCGGTCCTGATTTGATCACACGGTATCCTTTTCGTTGATTTTTCTCATTGTTTAAACTAAAACACGTTGGCTCAATTAGGTTAACAACTTCGACTTCCAATTGGcaactttttttaaattaattttatttccttcttaCCATAACTTGAATCTTATTTTAGCCAAATTCAAGATTTCGAAGTCTGTTTTTTTGAGTTTTCAGAATTTAACTTAGTTTTGGTAATGAGTAAATAGAAAAGTAATAAAGAGTTTTGTTGATAAATGAGTCTGTGTGTTATGTTGAttgttaataaaataaaaatttaactctttttttattattattataataaactttaagaacattttatttatttatttattgt contains:
- the LOC103485331 gene encoding alkane hydroxylase MAH1-like gives rise to the protein MAIIDLLLPNFLISLPFLFVIFYFPLFFKWNSHGIPWNWPILGMIPTVIQHIHRIHDRITEILQQTSCTFYFKGIWFTNTGFLITVDPSNIHHIMTSNFQNYPKGPDFKYIFDVLGDGIFNSDSDSWKNQRKVAQSLIVHDKFFEFMTGVAKEKVEKGLVPILEHFCESKKVVDLKDLFLRLMFDSTCMMVAGFDFNSLSLDFPDMAFAKAMDDVQEVIFFRHLYPKFYWELLKKLGIGDAKKMKNGTDTINQAIANLIALKKQRLKLQQDDDGGGPDLITRYMMNKHDEINYNDKFFRDLILTYLIAGRDGLSIALSWLFHILSKNPTIVANIREELKNIIIIPQKESESPKGSQPQIFGIEELSNLAYLHGALCEILRLYPPVAFEHKSSVEADTLPSGHLVKPGTRIVLSTYALGRMKSVWGEDYEEFKPERWITEKGRIKREPSYKFFTFNTGPRSCLGKEVTFAQLKIISAAIIHNYDIESVVEDNNGIAPVASIILHMKTGFKVRVSKRLKL